Proteins found in one Calypte anna isolate BGI_N300 chromosome 10, bCalAnn1_v1.p, whole genome shotgun sequence genomic segment:
- the LOC103532302 gene encoding olfactory receptor 11A1, which yields MTKQEWKNKTTVTEFILLGFGNGPETESLFFLVFLSIYIATITGNTSIIVLTVAHRRLHTPMYFFLGNLACLEICYSSNILPRLLLSYLGGDRSISVRGCITQYYFFGCLAAAECYLLAAMSYDRYLAVCRPLHYPSHMGRKLCLQLAAASWISGFLSNSLLTFLITNLDFCGPNEIEHFFCDSFPMMKLSCSDTRVTGLVTSVVAGVCSLPPFLLTFSSYFCIITTVMRIPSATGRKKTFSTCSSHLVVVILFYWSILVVYVLPHQDTQVSPSKVFSVFYTILTPLVNPLIYSLRNKEVKEALRKQASKLMAFRGLLSVKKGGNNPQ from the coding sequence ATGACAAAGCaagaatggaaaaacaaaaccactgtgACAGAGTTCATCCTCCTGGGATTTGGGAATGGCCCTGAAACGGagtctcttttcttcctggtgTTTCTCTCCATCTACATTGCAACCATAACTGGGAACACCTCCATCATTGTGCTGACAGTGGCCCATCGGCgcctccacacccccatgtacttcttcctggGCAATTTGGCCTGCTTAGAGATTTGCTACAGCTCCAATATCTTGCCCAGGTTGTTGCTTAGCTATCTGGGTGGAGACAGAAGCATTTCAGTCAGAGGGTGTATCACACAGTACTATTTCTTTGGctgcctggcagctgcagagtgCTATCTCCTTGCAGCGATGTCCTATGACCGCTACCTGGCGGTCTGCAGACCCCTGCACTACCCCTCCCACATGGGCAGGAAGCTCTGTCTCCAGCTGGCTGCTGCATCCTGGATAAGTGGCTTTCTCTCTAATTCTCTCCTCACCTTCCTGATCACAAATTTAGATTTCTGTGGGCCTAATGAAATTGAACATTTTTTCTGTGACTCGTTCCCCATGATGAAACTCTCCTGCAGTGACACTCGAGTCACGGGGCTTGTCACTTCTGTCGTGGCAGGTGTGTGCTCACTGCCCCCCTTTCTGCTGACCTTCTCCTCCTATTTCTGCATCATCACCACGGTCATGAGAATTCCTTCTGccactggaaggaaaaagaccTTTTCCACATGCTCCTCACATCTGGTTGTGGTGATTCTCTTTTACTGGTCAATATTAGTTGTCTATGTTCTTCCTCATCAAGATACCCAAGTATCTCCAAGCAaagtcttttctgttttttacaCCATCCTTACTCCCTTGGTCAATCCTCTGATCTACAGTCTGAGAAACAAAGAAGTGAAGGAAGCTCTGAGAAAGCAGGCAAGTAAATTGATGGCTTTCAGAGGGTTGCTTTCTGTTAAAAAAGGGGGTAATAATCCTCAATGA